The Eurosta solidaginis isolate ZX-2024a chromosome 4, ASM4086904v1, whole genome shotgun sequence genome includes a window with the following:
- the LOC137249237 gene encoding PE-PGRS family protein PE_PGRS47-like: MMKFTIICATLAPLVAVQVHARGQHSKHDEGNRFESDTREDKYIGEEDEVNVPEDVTYGTESDTSEYEGGMYSTDSITQMPTDETKSGIGGDFRYGGAGHFGPIKGRLAVDGVANRDAVGIGGMAGAAGSFGGAAAMGAVGIDKEGVGFQAGKISKFGKQHHGFQVEGSAGRSGVGVGGSTGFGGSLGKTNIAGSAGVDRHGGKIKVGHSTNVGPLHSKMGLHAKADDDSIGLGSYAGLGGLLGGIELGGSANLGKRDNGFKLTNIPILGGIAKRLIS, encoded by the exons ATGATGAAGTTTACG ATAATATGTGCCACTCTAGCTCCTTTGGTAGCAGTTCAGGTTCATGCGCGAGGTCAACATTCCAAACATGATGAAGGGAATAGATTTGAAAGTGACACCCGTGAAGATAAGTACATAGGAGAAGAAGATGAGGTAAATGTACCAGAGGATGTCACGTATGGAACAGAGAGTGACACGTCTGAATACGAGGGAGGCATGTATTCAACGGACAGTATCACGCAAATGCCAACAGATGAAACTAAAAGTGGTATTGGTGGCGATTTCAGATATGGCGGTGCTGGCCATTTTGGACCAATAAAAGGTAGGCTTGCAGTGGATGGCGTAGCTAATCGTGATGCTGTTGGTATCGGTGGCATGGCCGGTGCGGCTGGGTCGTTTGGAGGTGCTGCAGCTATGGGCGCTGTCGGTATAGATAAAGAAGGAGTCGGGTTTCAAGCtggaaaaataagtaaatttggtAAACAGCATCATGGATTTCAAGTCGAAGGCTCTGCTGGTCGTAGCGGTGTAGGAGTAGGTGGTTCTACTGGTTTTGGTGGATCACTGGGAAAGACTAACATTGCTGGCTCTGCCGGTGTAGATAGGCACGGTGGTAAAATTAAAGTTGGACACTCTACCAACGTCGGTCCACTACATAGCAAAATGGGACTTCATGCCAAAGCTGATGATGACAGCATTGGACTCGGTAGTTACGCGGGCTTGGGTGGATTGCTTGGAGGTATTGAACTTGGCGGATCAGCGAATTTAGGCAAACGTGATAACGGGTTTAAGCTAACTAACATTCCTATTTTAGGCGGAATAGCTAAACGCTTGATAAGCTAA
- the LOC137251103 gene encoding uncharacterized protein isoform X1, which produces MHTMASNGGLNANKELRLTNYQLDGTKTQICLHKQFRINKSSTTSERISQFSWNLRRVTSKTEQKMNKFTVIFVTLAVCCAVRAYNVDGGGTKYGGGSSGGYGGGNSGGYGGGSGLGGGHSGGSGGFGPGRGGGGGGGGGHGGGFGPGGGGGGFGPGGGSGGHGGGGHGGGFGPGGGGGGFGPGGGSGGHGGGFGPGGGGGGFGQGGGSGGHGGGFGPGGGGGGHGGIGGFGPGGGKEHSGAGLGHGGGSGGYGTGAYAGGHDGGHDGGHGGYKKHGY; this is translated from the exons ATTACGTCTTACGAATTATCAATTGGATGGGACGAAAACACAAATTTGCTTGCATAAACAATTCCGAATCAATAAAAGCTCAACTACTTCCGAACGAATCAGTCAGTTTTCTTGGAATCTTCGAAGAGTCACGAGCAAAACTGAAcagaaaatgaataaatttacg GTAATTTTTGTCACGTTGGCGGTTTGCTGTGCCGTTAGGGCATATAACGTAGATGGTGGCGGCACTAAATATGGTGGCGGTAGTAGTGGTGGATACGGAGGCGGTAATAGTGGCGGATATGGTGGCGGAAGTGGCTTAGGTGGAGGTCACTCAGGTGGTAGTGGCGGTTTCGGACCTGGAAGAGGTGGTGGCGGCGGTGGTGGTGGCGGACATGGTGGTGGCTTCGGACCAGGCGGTGGTGGTGGAGGATTTGGCCCAGGCGGAGGTAGTGGCGGACATGGTGGTGGCGGACATGGTGGTGGCTTCGGACCAGGCGGTGGTGGTGGAGGATTTGGCCCAGGCGGAGGTAGTGGCGGACATGGTGGTGGCTTCGGACCAGGCGGTGGTGGTGGAGGATTTGGTCAAGGCGGAGGTAGTGGCGGACATGGTGGTGGCTTCGGACCGGGCGGTGGTGGTGGCGGCCATGGTGGTATTGGCGGCTTCGGACCGGGCGGCGGCAAAGAACACAGCGGTGCCGGATTAGGACATGGAGGTGGTAGTGGTGGATATGGAACAGGTGCTTACGCTGGTGGCCACGATGGTGGACACGATGGCGGACACGGTGGCTACAAAAAGCACGGctattag
- the LOC137251103 gene encoding uncharacterized protein isoform X2 yields the protein MLLSRLRLTNYQLDGTKTQICLHKQFRINKSSTTSERISQFSWNLRRVTSKTEQKMNKFTVIFVTLAVCCAVRAYNVDGGGTKYGGGSSGGYGGGNSGGYGGGSGLGGGHSGGSGGFGPGRGGGGGGGGGHGGGFGPGGGGGGFGPGGGSGGHGGGGHGGGFGPGGGGGGFGPGGGSGGHGGGFGPGGGGGGFGQGGGSGGHGGGFGPGGGGGGHGGIGGFGPGGGKEHSGAGLGHGGGSGGYGTGAYAGGHDGGHDGGHGGYKKHGY from the exons ATTACGTCTTACGAATTATCAATTGGATGGGACGAAAACACAAATTTGCTTGCATAAACAATTCCGAATCAATAAAAGCTCAACTACTTCCGAACGAATCAGTCAGTTTTCTTGGAATCTTCGAAGAGTCACGAGCAAAACTGAAcagaaaatgaataaatttacg GTAATTTTTGTCACGTTGGCGGTTTGCTGTGCCGTTAGGGCATATAACGTAGATGGTGGCGGCACTAAATATGGTGGCGGTAGTAGTGGTGGATACGGAGGCGGTAATAGTGGCGGATATGGTGGCGGAAGTGGCTTAGGTGGAGGTCACTCAGGTGGTAGTGGCGGTTTCGGACCTGGAAGAGGTGGTGGCGGCGGTGGTGGTGGCGGACATGGTGGTGGCTTCGGACCAGGCGGTGGTGGTGGAGGATTTGGCCCAGGCGGAGGTAGTGGCGGACATGGTGGTGGCGGACATGGTGGTGGCTTCGGACCAGGCGGTGGTGGTGGAGGATTTGGCCCAGGCGGAGGTAGTGGCGGACATGGTGGTGGCTTCGGACCAGGCGGTGGTGGTGGAGGATTTGGTCAAGGCGGAGGTAGTGGCGGACATGGTGGTGGCTTCGGACCGGGCGGTGGTGGTGGCGGCCATGGTGGTATTGGCGGCTTCGGACCGGGCGGCGGCAAAGAACACAGCGGTGCCGGATTAGGACATGGAGGTGGTAGTGGTGGATATGGAACAGGTGCTTACGCTGGTGGCCACGATGGTGGACACGATGGCGGACACGGTGGCTACAAAAAGCACGGctattag